The genomic DNA CGCCGGAAAGGTTTTAACAAACCGTCTGGAAAAAATCTTATATCCGGAAAGAAGATCTTTTATTTTATCCCCAAAGAAAAAGCGGACAGCAGCAGTCAGTAAGCGGTTTCCCCATTGGTGTCCCGTGCGGTAGGCGTTAGGGTCCCGGTGTTGACGGGCCACATTTAGAAAATCTAATTTTTCATCCTGCATTTTTTGCAGAAATTCGGGCGCGGAGGAAAGTTCGTAGGTTTCGTCTCCGTCCGTCATCAGGTAATAGTCGGCTTCTATTTCAGCAAATAATCGTCGCACGGCGCTGCCCTTCCCGGGGATTGTTTCGTGCAATACCACAGCCCCGTTTTCCCGTGCGATGCATGCCGTACGGTCAGTGCTGGCGTTATCGCAAACCACAATTTCCGCGTGCGGAAGGATACTGCGGGCCTGGGTAATTACCGAGGCAATGGTTTTTTCTTCATTAAAACAAGGAATTAAAACGGCTATTTTACACGGTTGGGACATTTTCCCCTCCTTCCGTCGGCAGTATTACTTATGCCGCTATATTATATAATATAGCATATATGAAACAAGTTTCCGGCAGTATAAAAATTCTTTTACTTCTAAGTGTTTTCTTACTGGGGGCAGCTTTTGTGTGGAAAGGGTACACCCTCCACTTGCAACTGGCTCAGGCAGAGCGTACTTTAATGTTTTTGAAGAGCATTTCCTCTTGGCAAGCGGAACTTTTGCAGAAAGACCAATTGCCCGAGTCTTATATTGAGTTCGCTCCCTTTAACTTATATACCACCCTTTTTTATCATGCGCAAGATACTTTCGTCCGCCAAATAGTTCTCCCCCCCAATGCATATTTGGTGGCACTGGCGGTACCTAAAAAGTTGGATACGGTTCCTTACGGGCTTTATGTGGAAACTCCGGCAGATAAGGCTTATTGCTTGGCGCATGAAACCTCCCGTGCGGCTAAGCGGTTTTGTAGCCGTTTGGGTGCGCAAACGGGGCAACCCGTTGAAATAGAATTGCAGAGTTATCCAGAAATTGCCGGTTACAATGCGTATGCTTTGCCAAGGTGGAATGGAATTCCTCAAATAACGGACGAACCGGTAGATGCTTGGAGATACCTAAAAGAAGAGAAATAAAAAATATATTAAAAAAGGCGGCCCCTAACGAGGCCGCCTTTTTTGTTGCGAGCAGATTATTTAACTTTCTTGCCTTGTTCCAACAGCAAGGTAACGGTGGTCATATCCGTTACTTCCGCGGGGCCGAAGAATTGAATCGGGCCGGGGAAGACATACAGGTCTTGTTCTGCCCAAGCGACGCGGTTTTTCACCAAGTATTTGAAAGGTTCGCCTTTCAATTCCACGAGGGCTTTGCGGATAACCGGTTTTTCTTTCCCTTTGCGGCGTTCGATGTTCATCATCATGGTAAGCGGAATACCGCCGCATTCCCAATCTTGGGCTTTTTTGGTCAATTTGCGTACGGAAGATAAGTAACCCGTGCATCTGTTCAACGCGAGCACTGCCGCGTTGTAACCCAAAGCGTAGGTGTAATTGGCATCGAAAGAAGACGGAACACCGCAGCGGCCTTCATAACCGAAGAAGTGAGTAATGGCGGAGAATTTGCCGTCATATTTTTTGGCTTTTTTCATTTCAGCCAAGCGGGTACGAATCATTTCAACCAATAATTTTTCCGTTTCAATTAAGGATACTTGAACATTTCCGTGCGGATCACGATCCAACATGAGTTGGCTGGCAATACCGGAGGGTAAAGATTTCATCAAGTTAGCCAGTTTGGTCGGGAGTTTGGAAAGAATAAATTCTTTCTTTTCCGCCAAGGTGGAAAGTTTGGCAAGTTCGGCTTCGTTATCGGCCAAGGAGTCGTTAAGCGCGCTGATAAGTTCCTTCATTTCGGGAATAAACTCAATAAGTCCTTCCGGTACGAGTACAACCCCGAAGTTTTTGCCGGCTTTGGCGCGTTTGGCAACTACCTGGGCCAAATTATCTACCACTTGACCAAGGGTCATTTTTTTGGCGAGTACTTCTTCACCAACGAGCACAATGTTGGGTTGGGTTTTGAAACCGACTTCCAAGGTAATGTGGGAAGCACTGCGGCCCATCAAGCGCACAAAGTGCCAGTATTTGCGGGCAGAGTTAACGTCGCGGCAGATGTTGCCGACGAGTTCAGCATAAATTTTGGTAGCGGTGTCAAAACCGAAAGAGGTTTCGATTTGTTTGTTTTTAAGGTCACCGTCAATCGTTTTCGGCACACCGATTACGCAAATATCGACACCTTGTTGTTTAAGGTATTCGGCAATTACGCAGGCGTTGGTGTTGGAATCATCTCCGCCGATAACCACGAGCGCATCAAATTTGTTGGCAATCAAACTGTCTTTGGCGGCGGCTAATTGTTCAGGAGTTTCAATTTTGGTGCGGCCGGATTGGATAAGGTCAAAACCGCCGGTGTTGCGGTAGTCTTTCATCAAAGCCGGGGTGATTTCCATAAATTTGTTATCTACAATGCCGCTGGGGCCACCCAAGAAACCGAAAAGTTTATTCTTGGAGTTGGCTTTTTTAAGGCCGTCCAACAGACCGGCAATTACGTTGTGCCCGCCCGGGGCTTGCCCGCCGGAGAGCACCACCCCTACGCGCACGGCTTTTTTGGCAATGGCGCTGTTGGTGCCTTTTACAAAGGTAATTTCCGGAAGACCATAGGT from Elusimicrobium sp. includes the following:
- a CDS encoding diphosphate--fructose-6-phosphate 1-phosphotransferase; the encoded protein is MPAKCTKKAVSQLQQHRCKFQPVLPNILKKGPAAVKAKLGKATKSVADQASVRKIFPNTYGLPEITFVKGTNSAIAKKAVRVGVVLSGGQAPGGHNVIAGLLDGLKKANSKNKLFGFLGGPSGIVDNKFMEITPALMKDYRNTGGFDLIQSGRTKIETPEQLAAAKDSLIANKFDALVVIGGDDSNTNACVIAEYLKQQGVDICVIGVPKTIDGDLKNKQIETSFGFDTATKIYAELVGNICRDVNSARKYWHFVRLMGRSASHITLEVGFKTQPNIVLVGEEVLAKKMTLGQVVDNLAQVVAKRAKAGKNFGVVLVPEGLIEFIPEMKELISALNDSLADNEAELAKLSTLAEKKEFILSKLPTKLANLMKSLPSGIASQLMLDRDPHGNVQVSLIETEKLLVEMIRTRLAEMKKAKKYDGKFSAITHFFGYEGRCGVPSSFDANYTYALGYNAAVLALNRCTGYLSSVRKLTKKAQDWECGGIPLTMMMNIERRKGKEKPVIRKALVELKGEPFKYLVKNRVAWAEQDLYVFPGPIQFFGPAEVTDMTTVTLLLEQGKKVK
- a CDS encoding glycosyltransferase, which encodes MSQPCKIAVLIPCFNEEKTIASVITQARSILPHAEIVVCDNASTDRTACIARENGAVVLHETIPGKGSAVRRLFAEIEADYYLMTDGDETYELSSAPEFLQKMQDEKLDFLNVARQHRDPNAYRTGHQWGNRLLTAAVRFFFGDKIKDLLSGYKIFSRRFVKTFPARSRGFEIETELTVFALSCRMPLAEEKTAYYPRPEGSHSKLSTYKDGIKILHTIFLLIKEERPFLFCTVLAALLAVLSLIIATPVFITFAQTGLVPRLPSAVLATGLMIWALLFFIAGLILDNLRQAVQETRRIAYLQQTNQRK